From the genome of Papaver somniferum cultivar HN1 unplaced genomic scaffold, ASM357369v1 unplaced-scaffold_75, whole genome shotgun sequence, one region includes:
- the LOC113344221 gene encoding beta-glucosidase 4-like: protein MATNFMDEEIPIVVSRQDFPPNFVFGVSTSAYQRVQPQISNGLGDRLPRFTDEDRELLSYSIDFLGINQYTSRFIAHAATSPDPGHFIKDQQIERIVKYPGGEAIGDKAASDWLYIVAWGLRNLLNYVAEKYQNPKIYITENGMDDEEDPETLLHKMLDDKKRVGYYKAYIAALAQAIKDGADVRGYFAWSFMDNFEWSEGYTKRFGIVYVDYKNGLCRYPKSSALWFSRFLSGDEGMTIMTED, encoded by the exons atggcAACAAATTTCATGGATGAAGAAATTCCTATTGTAGTTTCACGCCAGGATTTCCCTCCTAACTTTGTGTTTGGTGTTTCAACTTCTGCTTATCAG agagtccAACCCCAGATCTCTAATGGACTTGGAGATCGTCTTCCAAGATTCACAGATGAAGATAGAGAATTGTTAAGCTACTCGATAGACTTTCTGGGTATTAATCAGTATACATCAAGGTTCATTGCTCATGCAGCAACAAGCCCTGACCCTGGGCATTTTATAAAAGATCAACAAATCGAAAGAATTG TTAAATATCCAGGGGGTGAGGCTATTGGTGATAAG GCTGCATCCGATTGGCTTTACATAGTTGCTTGGGGGTTGCGTAATCTACTGAATTATGTTGCAGAGAAATATCAGAACCCCAAGATATACATTACTGAGAATG GAATGGATGACGAAGAAGATCCAGAAACTCTTCTCCATAAGATGCTGGATGATAAAAAGAGAGTTGGGTACTACAAGGCGTACATTGCTGCATTAGCCCAAGCAATCAA GGATGGTGCCGATGTGAGGGGGTACTTCGCATGGTCTTTCATGGACAACTTTGAATGGTCTGAAGGCTACACCAAGCGTTTTGGTATTGTTTATGTCGATTACAAGAATGGACTCTGCCGGTACCCCAAATCATCTGCCCTCTGGTTTTCTCGTTTTCTTTCAGGCGATGAAGGAATGACTATTATGACGGAGGACTGA
- the LOC113344184 gene encoding phenylalanine N-monooxygenase-like, with protein sequence MKNNTSSTLVMSSFLTLRCGAPDVATSGLISSIPTTELVFVISIFVFFLQTQSKRSSKTKSSSLPLPPGPAVSWPIIGNIPDLFHKKPAFRWIDKLMKDMNTDILSVRLGNVHIIPVTSPEIAREFLKKQDATFATRPITMGTEYSSRGFLSVAVAPLGDQWKKMRRVVASELMSPSRLRWLLDKRSEEADNLVRYIYNQCIDNSTTNYVGGVVNIRTVSRMYSGNVIRKLMFNMRYFGIGRKDGGPGVEEEEYVQALFNVLSLLYAFSVADFMPIIRWLDLDGHEKLMKKASKIVNSYHDPVIDERIKQWRSADGDRFINKKQPHDLLDVLICLKDANGNPLLSTEEIKAQSADLIYASVDNPSNAVEWALAEMINQPEMLQKAAEEIDRVVGKDRLVQESDFPRLNYVKSCAREAFRLHPIAPFNLPHVAISDAVVAGYFIPKGSQVLLSRPGLGRNAKVWDEPLKFKPERHLDGSGEQVGAGENDLSFFSFSTGRRGCMGVPLGTSMTVMLLARLLQGFSWSAPPGESIGLSESCHDLFLAKPLCALAKPRLPMHLYPTV encoded by the exons atgaaaaataatacgtCTAGTACCTTGGTCATGTCTTCTTTCTTAACTCTGAGATGCGGTGCTCCTGACGTAGCTACCTCTGGTCTCATTTCCTCCATCCCAACCACTGAACTTGTATTTGTAATATCCATTTTCGTATTTTTCCTTCAAACCCAATCCAAAAGAAGTAGCAAAACAAAATCTAGCTCTCTTCCACTACCACCTGGACCGGCTGTCTCGTGGCCGATCATTGGTAATATCCCAGACTTGTTTCACAAAAAGCCCGCATTTCGATGGATAGACAAACTCATGAAGGACATGAATACCGATATTTTAAGTGTTCGTCTAGGAAATGTCCATATAATTCCAGTGACTTCACCTGAGATTGCTAGAGAATTTTTGAAGAAACAAGATGCTACATTTGCGACAAGGCCTATCACAATGGGTACGGAGTATTCCAGCCGTGGGTTCTTATCAGTTGCCGTTGCACCATTAGGagatcaatggaagaagatgagaaGAGTGGTGGCTTCTGAACTTATGTCCCCTTCCAGACTCAGATGGCTTCTTGACAAGAGATCAGAGGAAGCCGACAACCTTGTTCGATACATCTACAACCAATGCATTGATAACAGCACTACTAATTATGTTGGTGGAGTTGTGAACATAAGGACAGTATCTAGAATGTATAGTGGAAATGTTATAAGAAAATTGATGTTCAATATGAGGTATTTTGGTATAGGAAGAAAAGATGGAGGTCctggtgtcgaagaagaagaatacgtACAAGCATTATTCAATGTTCTATCTCTACTCTATGCATTCAGTGTAGCAGATTTTATGCCTATTATAAGATGGTTAGATTTAGATGGTCATGAAAAGCTCATGAAGAAAGCATCAAAGATTGTTAACAGTTACCATGATCCTGTTATTGATGAGAGAATCAAGCAATGGAGATCAGCTGATGGTGATAGATTCATCAACAAGAAACAACCACATGATCTCCTTGACGTTCTCATTTGTCTCAAGGATGCCAATGGGAACCCTTTGCTATCGACTGAGGAAATCAAAGCTCAATCAGCG GATTTGATATATGCATCAGTAGACAATCCATCAAATGCAGTTGAGTGGGCACTGGCAGAGATGATCAACCAACCTGAAATGCTTCAAAAAGCGGCGGAAGAAATCGACAGGGTTGTCGGGAAAGACAGACTTGTGCAAGAATCAGATTTTCCGCGTCTAAATTACGTCAAGTCATGTGCTAGAGAAGCATTCCGTCTACACCCAATTGCTCCATTCAACCTACCACACGTCGCAATATCAGATGCAGTCGTGGCCGGGTATTTCATCCCAAAGGGAAGTCAGGTACTTCTAAGTCGCCCAGGACTTGGCCGTAATGCTAAAGTgtgggatgaaccgctgaagtttAAACCCGAGAGGCATTTGGATGGCTCGGGTGAACAGGTGGGAGCTGGTGAGAACGATCTTTCGTTTTTTTCTTTTAGCACTGGACGGCGTGGATGCATGGGTGTCCCGCTTGGGACGTCAATGACAGTGATGTTATTGGCTAGGCTTCTTCAAGGATTCAGCTGGAGTGCACCACCAGGAGAGTCAATCGGACTCAGTGAGTCGTGTCATGATCTGTTCTTGGCTAAACCACTTTGTGCTCTTGCCAAGCCACGGCTGCCCATGCACCTTTACCCGACTGTTTAA
- the LOC113344185 gene encoding protein DETOXIFICATION 33-like has protein sequence MGNEDLKNPLLHGEEPDIDEIKNFGQFCKEAKVENRKLWSLAAPAIFTYVAQYSLGGLTQVFAGHLTTLELDAFSTENMVIAGLAFGIMLGMGSALETLCGQAFGAGKLHMLGVYMQRSWIILNTMCLCILPLYIWAEPILKFFGQNDEIAALAGRFSLYMIPQLFAYGFNFPIQKFLQSQSKIKTMAWVSAATVVFHLGFKVSLLDNSQL, from the exons ATGGGCAATGAGGATTTGAAGAATCCGTTGCTACATGGTGAAGAACCGGATATAGACGAAATCAAGAATTTTGGTCAATTCTGTAAGGAAGCTAAGGTCGAGAACAGAAAGCTATGGAGCTTAGCTGCGCCTGCCATCTTTACTTACGTCGCTCAATACTCACTTGGAGGATTGACACAAGTGTTTGCCGGACATCTTACTACGCTTGAACTCGATGCTTTTTCTACTGAGAACATGGTCATTGCAGGACTCGCTTTCGGAATTATG CTAGGGATGGGGAGTGCATTAGAAACCTTATGTGGTCAAGCATTTGGAGCAGGAAAATTACATATGTTAGGAGTGTATATGCAACGTTCATGGATCATACTCAATACAATGTGTTTATGTATATTACCGCTCTACATTTGGGCAGAACCGATCTTGAAATTCTTTGGACAAAATGACGAAATTGCGGCCCTAGCTGGGAGGTTTTCGCTATACATGATTCCTCAATTGTTTGCGTATGGCTTTAATTTTCCAATACAAAAATTCTTACAATCACAAAGCAAAATTAAGACCATGGCTTGGGTATCTGCAGCAACAGTTGTTTTCCATTTAGGGTTTAAGGTTTCCTTATTAGACAACAGCCAATTGTAA